One Candidatus Campbellbacteria bacterium genomic region harbors:
- a CDS encoding SET domain-containing protein-lysine N-methyltransferase, with the protein MFPLPKKYRSIRRALRIKRSKSGLGLFTDAPIERKGFIIEYTGRIVDAKTADTINGKYLFETNSRRFIDGSSRTNTARYINHSCKPNCEVDIRRGRVYIFAKRKIEIGEELSYDYQQEYFDEHIKPYGCRCATAKHR; encoded by the coding sequence ATGTTTCCACTACCCAAAAAATACAGGTCTATCCGTCGTGCATTACGTATTAAACGTTCCAAAAGTGGTTTAGGATTATTCACCGATGCACCTATTGAGCGCAAGGGTTTTATTATTGAATACACAGGAAGAATTGTTGATGCAAAAACCGCTGACACAATAAACGGAAAATATTTGTTTGAAACAAACTCGCGCCGGTTTATTGATGGAAGTTCACGCACAAATACCGCACGCTATATTAATCACTCATGCAAACCAAATTGTGAAGTAGATATTAGACGTGGGCGTGTGTATATCTTTGCAAAAAGAAAAATTGAAATTGGAGAAGAGCTCTCCTACGACTACCAGCAAGAATATTTTGACGAACACATCAAACCATACGGTTGCCGTTGTGCCACAGCAAAACACCGATAG
- a CDS encoding S1 RNA-binding domain-containing protein — protein sequence MTTRTHTSPDDGDVKDKKADHMMNEFLIQTKNPPVVGDIVEGHVIALHKSSVFVDIAPFGTGIIFGREFNNARDIIKNISIGNEVTATVVDINNADGYFELSLREARQALIWSEAEKAVREKISFVLPIKEANKGGLILEWQGIAGFLPASQLSTDNYPRVEGGDKDRIFDELQKLVGQTLQVTLITADPKEGKLIFSEKGTDQKEKQVLVSKYAVGDDVEGEITGIVDFGVFIKVEDGLEGLAHISELDWGLVDNPRKIFTVGEKVRARIIEVKDGKISLSVKALKENPWGAAAKKFAKDDIVQAVIIKYNKHGALASIEEGVAGLVHVSEFESIEKLRETLELGKSYAFKINLFDPKDQRMTLSYTGANAK from the coding sequence ATGACAACACGCACGCACACATCACCAGATGATGGGGATGTTAAAGACAAGAAGGCAGACCACATGATGAATGAATTTCTCATTCAGACAAAAAACCCACCAGTCGTGGGAGATATTGTTGAAGGACACGTTATCGCATTGCACAAATCATCTGTCTTTGTCGATATTGCACCATTTGGTACTGGAATTATTTTCGGACGCGAATTCAATAACGCACGAGACATTATCAAAAACATTTCAATTGGAAATGAAGTAACCGCAACCGTTGTTGATATTAACAACGCTGACGGGTATTTTGAATTATCTCTCCGCGAGGCGCGTCAAGCACTCATCTGGAGCGAGGCAGAAAAGGCTGTCCGAGAAAAAATTTCATTTGTGCTTCCTATTAAGGAAGCAAACAAAGGTGGTCTTATTCTTGAATGGCAAGGAATTGCTGGATTTCTCCCTGCATCACAACTCTCAACAGACAACTACCCTCGTGTTGAAGGTGGCGATAAGGACCGCATCTTTGATGAATTGCAAAAACTTGTTGGTCAAACACTCCAAGTAACACTTATTACCGCAGATCCAAAAGAAGGAAAACTTATCTTCTCAGAAAAAGGCACTGACCAAAAAGAAAAACAAGTACTTGTTTCTAAGTATGCCGTTGGCGACGATGTTGAAGGTGAAATTACAGGCATTGTTGACTTCGGAGTCTTTATAAAAGTTGAAGATGGACTTGAAGGTCTTGCACACATTTCTGAACTCGATTGGGGTCTCGTTGATAACCCACGAAAAATATTTACTGTCGGAGAAAAAGTTCGCGCACGTATTATTGAAGTGAAGGATGGAAAAATTTCCCTTTCAGTCAAAGCACTCAAAGAAAATCCGTGGGGGGCGGCCGCAAAGAAATTTGCAAAAGATGACATTGTTCAAGCTGTCATCATTAAGTACAACAAACACGGTGCACTCGCATCTATCGAAGAAGGTGTTGCTGGTTTGGTCCACGTTTCAGAGTTTGAATCAATCGAAAAACTACGCGAAACATTAGAGCTTGGTAAATCATACGCGTTCAAAATCAATCTTTTTGATCCAAAAGATCAACGTATGACACTCTCCTACACAGGAGCAAATGCAAAATAA
- a CDS encoding NUDIX hydrolase translates to MVGCFIEHDGNFLLLCRHPHKASGCKWGLPAGKMDIGENTLQAVLRETQEETGLALPGESVEYYDSLYVRDGDFDIEWHMFATKLNDRPTVTISPHEHSDYRWVTPEEALEMDLIHDLAESIRLFYQR, encoded by the coding sequence ATCGTTGGATGTTTTATTGAACATGACGGAAATTTTTTACTCTTGTGCCGGCACCCTCACAAAGCAAGCGGTTGCAAATGGGGTCTTCCTGCCGGCAAAATGGATATAGGCGAAAATACTCTACAAGCAGTACTTCGTGAGACGCAGGAAGAAACTGGACTGGCACTTCCTGGTGAATCGGTTGAGTATTACGATTCGTTGTACGTTCGAGACGGTGATTTTGATATTGAATGGCACATGTTTGCAACAAAACTAAACGACCGACCGACTGTAACGATCAGCCCACATGAACATTCGGACTATCGTTGGGTGACACCCGAGGAAGCATTAGAAATGGACCTCATACACGACCTGGCAGAATCAATCAGATTGTTCTACCAGAGATAG
- a CDS encoding MFS transporter, with translation MQKTKILILLTVFIDVIGLGIVIPILPFYVATFTNSAIIMTSLFAMYALFSFLSAPVIGALSDRIGRRPMLIMSIFSTAIGWFVFAGATNLIFLFLGRIIDGVMAGNFPIAQSYLSDIARDEKERTANMGLIGAVFGIGFILGPFLGGVLGSIGHTVPFWCVGALALFNGILALFILPETHHVRSAAPISINPFTPLSRAIHNGALRSNYLAWFLFGLAIASYQAIFSLYLRDVFHFTELTGGFIFGAIGIIIALNQGVAMKHVWLKYFKRPALELGTLAVFAVGFVLMGIPVFFVFCAAILLTTVGQSILRGVMTSQVVGKTPPLQRGEVLGIMSSIASLSMVIGPFLSGALYEKSSTLPFMFGALCVAFAFVVLYIKRRELSDGELPEDVVLESVV, from the coding sequence ATGCAAAAGACAAAAATTCTCATTCTGTTAACTGTTTTTATTGATGTTATCGGATTGGGGATAGTAATTCCTATTTTGCCGTTTTACGTTGCAACATTCACGAATTCAGCGATTATCATGACGTCACTGTTTGCTATGTACGCACTTTTTTCATTTTTGAGTGCGCCTGTTATCGGTGCGCTTTCAGATAGAATTGGTCGTCGGCCGATGCTCATTATGAGTATTTTTAGTACGGCGATTGGGTGGTTTGTATTTGCAGGGGCAACAAATCTTATATTTTTGTTTTTGGGGCGAATTATTGATGGGGTAATGGCTGGTAATTTTCCTATCGCACAAAGTTATTTGTCTGATATCGCGCGAGATGAAAAAGAACGCACGGCAAACATGGGGCTCATTGGTGCTGTGTTTGGTATTGGTTTTATTCTCGGACCGTTTCTTGGAGGAGTGCTGGGTAGTATTGGACACACTGTTCCGTTTTGGTGTGTGGGTGCCCTTGCACTCTTCAACGGAATCCTCGCACTCTTTATCTTGCCCGAAACACATCATGTACGAAGTGCGGCACCAATAAGTATTAATCCATTTACACCACTCTCACGTGCAATTCACAACGGTGCGCTCAGAAGTAACTACCTTGCCTGGTTTCTGTTTGGTTTAGCTATTGCAAGTTACCAAGCCATTTTCTCACTCTACCTCCGAGATGTGTTTCACTTCACTGAATTAACAGGGGGTTTCATTTTTGGCGCTATAGGTATTATCATCGCGTTAAATCAAGGTGTTGCAATGAAGCATGTGTGGTTGAAATATTTTAAACGGCCCGCACTTGAGCTGGGCACGCTCGCAGTATTTGCGGTTGGATTTGTGCTGATGGGGATACCGGTCTTCTTTGTGTTTTGTGCCGCGATACTCTTGACGACCGTTGGGCAATCTATTTTGCGGGGGGTTATGACAAGTCAGGTGGTTGGCAAAACGCCACCGCTTCAGCGTGGGGAAGTGCTTGGTATTATGTCCTCCATTGCATCGCTCAGTATGGTTATTGGGCCGTTTCTCTCAGGAGCGTTGTATGAAAAAAGTAGTACACTCCCTTTTATGTTTGGTGCACTGTGCGTAGCATTTGCATTTGTTGTGTTGTACATCAAGAGGCGTGAATTGAGCGATGGTGAATTGCCTGAAGATGTCGTTTTGGAGTCGGTGGTATAG
- the pyk gene encoding pyruvate kinase codes for MRTKIIATIGPKSESFEMIKAFAEAGVSIFRMNFSHCTYDEYRERRRNIQRASKELGIPLAVMQDLQGPRIRVGTLPKEGRMLRTGEMVTFSTAEETDECIIHIDEPYLHADISVGDPILLANGEMELVVRSIDERRITCEVVREGVLFSRKGVNVPHTKLTMSGLTDKDYKDVAFALQEGVEYVAISFVQSAKDVQMLREVVHTQAKIISKIETHLALKDIDAIISASDAIMIARGDLGIEMPIEQVPFVQKNLIRHAIWHNKASITATQMLFSMVTHSHPTRAEVSDIAQAVWDGTDAVMLSDETASGEYPLEAVQTMVRVVEEAERSHFDRKNLL; via the coding sequence ATGCGTACAAAAATAATTGCAACCATCGGTCCAAAATCAGAAAGTTTTGAAATGATTAAAGCATTTGCAGAAGCAGGTGTTTCTATTTTCCGTATGAACTTTTCTCATTGTACGTATGACGAATATCGTGAACGTCGAAGAAACATTCAACGTGCAAGTAAAGAACTTGGCATACCTCTAGCGGTCATGCAAGACCTTCAAGGTCCTCGTATACGCGTCGGAACTCTTCCAAAAGAAGGACGTATGCTCCGCACGGGTGAAATGGTCACGTTTTCAACCGCAGAAGAAACAGACGAGTGCATTATTCATATTGATGAACCCTACCTTCACGCAGACATTAGTGTTGGTGATCCCATATTGCTCGCCAACGGAGAAATGGAGCTTGTGGTACGAAGTATTGATGAAAGACGAATCACCTGCGAAGTTGTTCGAGAAGGAGTTCTCTTTTCCCGCAAAGGCGTCAATGTGCCGCACACCAAACTAACCATGTCAGGACTTACCGACAAAGATTACAAAGATGTCGCGTTTGCCCTTCAAGAAGGTGTTGAGTATGTCGCTATTTCATTTGTGCAGAGTGCAAAAGACGTACAGATGCTCCGTGAAGTGGTACATACACAAGCAAAGATTATTTCAAAAATAGAAACGCACCTCGCACTCAAAGACATTGATGCAATTATTTCGGCATCAGATGCAATCATGATTGCGCGCGGAGATCTTGGAATTGAGATGCCTATCGAACAAGTTCCCTTTGTACAAAAAAATCTTATTCGACATGCAATCTGGCACAACAAAGCAAGTATTACCGCAACACAAATGCTTTTCTCGATGGTGACGCATTCGCACCCAACACGCGCTGAAGTATCTGATATTGCCCAAGCAGTATGGGACGGGACCGACGCTGTTATGCTTTCGGACGAAACGGCGTCAGGCGAGTATCCTCTTGAAGCTGTACAGACAATGGTGCGTGTCGTTGAAGAAGCCGAGCGTTCACATTTTGATCGCAAAAATCTTTTGTAA